Part of the Deinococcus roseus genome, GGTGAGGGTGTGTTCCACAGGGATGTACCCGGCCAGAGCGTCTCCAGTCCAGCCATGAAAAGCATGGTGGGTGTCCCGGGTGATCAGGGTGATGTGCAGGTCCTTGCCAATGCGTGGTCGGAGCCTGCGCACCAGAGACCGGTAAGCGTGAATGCTGGTGTAGCCACTGCCCAGCAGCACCACCCGCACAGGAGCAGAATTGTGACGCGTTGTGTTTTTTGTTCTTTGCATGGCTGCCCTCTGTGATTCGGATGGTGATGGGTTCAGGTGGGATGGCTAAGCACGAAAACCCCTCAGGGTTTTCCCTGAGGGGATCATGATTTCAGCTTAGGGCCTGCAACGGTGCAGCAAGGTGATCAAACGGGTTTGTTTTGAATCTGTAACCGTTTATACTGGTGAATTCACATTGTTCCTTTTCCACATAAACCATTCAGTGCAGCAATCCCCAGCACCGCTTTCCAGAGCACCGGAAACACCGAGGCGGCAATCATGCCCACATTGAAGGGCCCCCAGCCGTTCTCGATCATGCGGCGGTTGGCGGCCAGACCAATGCTGAGGGGTCCCAGAATCAGGGGCACCACCAGAAAGCCGATGGTGCGGTACTTGCACTGCTCCGTGTTGATGGCCCCCAGAAGCCACATCAGACCCAGGCCCACCCCTGCACACAAAGCAAAACCCAGCACGAATCGCAAGACAGGATGCATCAACGTTCTTCCAGGGCCAGTTCAACCAGTCGGGTGACCAGTTCGCTGTAACCCAGACCACTGGCTTCCCAGAGTTTGGGGTACATGCTGGTGCGGGTGAAACCGGGCATGGTGTTGAGTTCATTCAGGTACAGTTTCCCGCTTTCTGGCAGGTAAAAGAAATCCACCCGTGCCAGTCCTGCACAGTCCAGGGCTTTGAAGGCTTTCAGGGCATGTTCCTGAATCTCGCGCTGCACCTCTTCAGGGATGCGGGCCGGGATGTGCATCTGGGCCAGACCATCGGTGTATTTGGTTTCGTAATCGTAGAAGTCGCTGTCGAAGGAGAGTTCACCCACCACACTGGCCCGAGGGTCATCGTTGCCCAGAATGCCCACTTCCACTTCGCGGGGTTTTTCGGGGGTCATGGCTTCCAGGATCACCCGGCGGTCGTAATGGAAGGCCAGGGTGAGGGCCTGGTGGAGCTCATCGGCATGCCTGGCCTTGCTGATGCCCACACTGGACCCCATGTTGGCGGGCTTCACGAACACCGGGTAGCCCAGAGCTGCCGCAGTTTGCAACACCGGTTCGGGATTTTTTTTCCATTCACTGCGGGACACTGCAGCCCAGGGCACCTGTGGAATGCCTGCAGAAGCAAGGGCCTGCTTGGTCATGATCTTGTCCATGCACACAGCGCTTCCCAGCACCCCACTGCCCACAAAAGGAATCCCGGCCAGGGTCAGGAAGCCCTGCACTGTGCCATCTTCTCCCATGGGTCCGTGCAGCACAGGAAACACCACATTGTGTTCTCCGGCTACACTGGCGGCGGCCAGCAGCATCTCTCCTCCGCTCTCTGCCTGCCCTGCAGTGAGGGCCTGCTGGCTTTCAGGCAGGGACAGCCATTTGCCCTGCTTGGTGATCACCACGGGGGTCACTTCAAAACGGTCTTCTGGAAGGTTGGACAGAATGCTTTTTGCGCTGTTTAAACTCACTTCATGCTCGCCAGATTGGCCTCCGGCAAGCAGCAAAATCCGAATCTTCATGCCCATCAGTATAGGGGGTGAGCCACGGTTCACCATGGTCAGTTGTCCTGCCTCACCTGAAAGCGCACCTGAGGATTTCCCTGACCTCTTGTGCCAGATGTCACAGTTCTCAGAAACATTTTGCAGGAATCTTGCGGGATCACACGTTTGACTTGTCGCAGTGCAGAACGGGGAAGATACCGTCCATAAGACACAAAACCTGAAATCTTTAGTCTTGGTCCATTTTTGACAGGCTGGATCCAACATCCATTGCACTAGACAAATATAGATGTTAAACTTTGTCCAAATTTGCCTAGCTCTCAAAGGAAAGGTTGGTACGTACATGCTCAAACGTGCATTCTTGCTCAGTGCCGTAATGCTTGCTTCTGTTGCAGGCGCTCAAGTCAAAAACCCTGGAATCCTCACCGATGTGGAAATCGGTGACTGGCGCACCTTCGATCCTGCCGACTGCTACGAGCAGGGCTGCGGTGAAATCCTGCAGAACGTGCTGGAAACCCTGTACTTCCCCGAAGGCGAAAACGCCAGCAAGTTTGTTCCCCAGCTTGCGGCTGCCATGCCCGAAGTCACCAACGGCGGCAAAACCTACACCATCAAACTGCGCAAAGGCGTGAAGTTCACCAACGGCCAGCCCCTGACCGCTGACGATGTGGTGTACAGCATCCAGCGTTCCCTGGTGCTCTCCGTGGATGGCGGCCCTGCACAGCTGCTGATCGAGCCCCTGCTGGGCTCCACCGACCTGATCCGCAAAGGCGGCAAAATTGGTTTCGACGACATCGCCAAAGCCATCCAGGCCAAAGGCGACGACACCGTGGTGTTCAACCTGGCTGCACCCTTCTCTGCATTCATCTCCATCCTGGCCTCCCCCTACGCCAACATCTACAACAAAGATGAAGCTGTAAAAGCAGGCGACTGGAGCGGCACCGCCAAGGACTGGGAAAAATTCAACAACCCCGAAGCGGGCACCACCATGTACGCCAAGAAGCCTCCCGTGGGCACCGGTGCTTTCGTGCTGGAGCGCTATGACGTGGGCCAGAACGTGATCCTCAAGCGCAACGATGCCTACTGGCGCGCTCCTGCCAAACTGACCCGCGTGATCGTGCAGAACGTGTCTGACGAGAACACCCGCATCAAGATGCTGGAAGCCGGTGATGCAGACCTCGCCTTCGTCAACCGTCCCTCCATCCCCCGCGTCAAGGGCTCCGCTGGTGTGAAGATCATTGAGGACACCACCCTGTCCCTCACCGCATTCTTCATGAACCAGAAGATCAACGGCCAGGGCACCAACTACCTGGGCAGTGGCAAACTGGACGGCAACGGCATTCCCTCCAACTTCTTCAGTGACGTGAATGTGCGCAAAGGCTTCGCTGCTGCCATGGACTACGACGCCCTGATCAAAGACGTGCTGCTGGGCGCTGCAACCCACCCCAGCTCCGTGATCGTCAAGGGCCTGCTGGGCTACAGCACCAACCTGCCCAAGTACAAGTACGACAAGAACCTCGCCACCAAGTACCTCAAGGCCGCCTGGAAAGGCCAGGTCTGGAAGAACGGCTTCACCCTGCCCGTGTTCTTCAACAGCGGCAACACCAAGCGCAAAGGTGCCCTGGAAATCCTCAAGAAGAACCTGGAAAGCCTCAACCCCAAATTCAAAGTGGAAGTGCGCGAACTGCCTTTCAGCCAGGTCATTGCACAGGGCCAGAACAGCCAGATGACCGTGTGGGCTGGAGCCTGGGGTGCAGACTACGCCGATCCCCACAACTTCGCCTTCCCCTTCCTGCAGTCCAGCGGCAACTACCCCACCCAGATTGGCTACAAGAACACCAAACTGGACGGTCTGATCTCCGAAGCCGTGACCAGCACCGACAGCAAGAAGCGTGTGGCCCTGTACCGCCAGATCCAGCAGATCGCCTACAACGACACCCCCTTCATTCCCCTGTACCAGGAGCTGTTCCCCTTCGTGCAGCGTGACTGGGTCAAAGGCCGCCTGATCAACCCCGTCTTTGCCGACGACTACTACTACACCATCAGCAAGTAAGCTGAAACATTCTACAGTGGCGACCTCAGGGTCGCTGCTGTTTTGTTGAAAGCTGTTTGGCTCTTTTGTTGAAAATTGGGGAAAAGTGCTTTTGACTGTGCTTGAAGCCGTACTTTCTGTCTGTCTTTTGACCATGTGGTGTGGTAAAACAAAGCACGAAGTGGCCCAATTGTCTGGGTGATTGCCTTGACGCCACCCTCCCGGCATTCCCCAGGGGCAACAGATTCAGTTTCAGAGGTGATCCGTGTTCACATTCATCCTTCGGCGTGTGCTGCAACTGCCGCTCATCCTGTTCGGAATATCCGTGCTGATTTTCGGACTGACGCAGTTTCTGTCTGCCGACATCCGCGCCGCATCTTTCGCCCAGAGCGAAAAACAGGCCCAGCCTGCCTTCATTGCAGGAATCATCGAGCGTTACCACCTGGACGCAGACTTCTTCACCCAGTACCGCATCTGGCTGGAGCAGGTTTTCCATGGCAACCTGGGCTACTCGCGCACCGCTCACCTTCCGGTGGTTGAGGCACTGGCCATCAAAATTCCAGCCACCATGGAACTGGCCCTGGTGGCCATCGTGGTGATTGCCCTGTTTGGCATCAGTGTGGGCATCCTCACCGCAGTGACCCGCAACAGCTGGTTTGACCACACCATTCGGGTGCTCTCCATCATCGCTTACGGCTTCCCCACCTTTGTGGTCGGGATCTTTGTGATCACTGTGTTTTACGGCATCCTGCAATGGTTTGAACCAGGCCGCATCAACACCATCCTGAGCCTCACCGCAGGGCTTCCCACCACCGATGGTTTCCTGTTCTTCCCTTCCCTGTTTGCAGGCAAATGGGACATCGTCCTCGACCTGATCAAACACCTGTTCATGCCCGTGCTCACCCTCACCTTTGTGATCTCGCCCCAGCTGATTCAGGTGGTGCGCAGCAACGTGATCGATGTGCTCAGGCAGGATTACGTGCGCACCGCCAAAGCCAAAGGCTTGCCCACCACTGCCATTGTGGTCAAACACGCCCTGCGCAATGCCCTGATTCCCGTCATCACCGTGCTGGGCAGCATCCTGATTGGTCTTTTAAGTGGTTCCATCATCACCGAAACCATCTTCATTTATCCGGGTGTGGGCCTGTGGGCCTCCCAGGCCGCCCAGACCATCGACATCCCCTCAGTGATCGGTTTCGCCCTGTTTGCCGCCACCACCGTGACCCTGATCAACCTGCTGGTGGACATCTTCTATGGCATCATTGACCCAAGGATCCGATACGAATGAACATCTGGAAGAAATTCAGAAAAAACCCCCTCGGGTTGATTGGCATGCTGATCATTCTGGCCTTCCTGGTGATGGCCCTGTTCGCTCCTGTGCTTGCCCCCCTCACCGAGGACATCCGCAACCTCCCAACCACCTTCACGGTCCCCAACAGCATGGTGCGCGAAGGATTTTCAGCACTGCCCACCCCACCCTCCAAAGAGCACGTGTTCGGGCTGGCGGCTGGTGGCTATGACATCTACTGGGGCCTGATCTGGGGGGTGCGCTCTGCCTTCCTGGTGGGCATTGGTGTGACCCTGATGACTGCCCTGGTGGGCATTCTGGTGGGCATCACCGCTGGTTATTACGGTGGATGGGTGGACAACGTGTTCATGCGATTCACCGACATCATCTTCGCATTCCCCAACCTGGTGCTCCTGATGATCCTGGTGATCGTGCTCGGACGCAGCCTCCCCATCATCATGCTTGCCCTGGTGCTGGTGGGCTGGGCACAATATGCACGCGTGGTGCGTGGAGATGTGCTGAAGATCAAACGCCTGGAATATGTGGATGCCGCCAAATCGCTGGGCAACTTTGACTCCAAAGTCATCACCAAACACGTGCTGCCCAACAGCCTGAACTCCCTGCTGGCCCTGGTCAGCCTGGACATTGGCTCTACCGTGGTGACCTTCGCTGCCCTGTCCTTCATTGGCGTGGGCGTTCCAGAAGGTTTCCCCGACTGGGGTTACCTGATCAACATCTCCAAAGGCTTCTTCGGGCAGATCAACTACTGGTACACCTACATTTACCCTGCCACCTTCATTCTGCTGTTCGTGCTGGGCTGGACTTTGCTGGGTGAAGCCATCCGTGAAGCCATTGATCCACGGAGCAGATAAGCCCCTCTCCTCGCTCACTGTGTTTGCTGTCCTCTCCCACTGGGAGAGGATTTTCATTGGGCCAGAGCAATTGCCAAACAAAAACCTCTTCTTGACAGGGAGAAAACCGGGCGAAGCTCTCGGTGTGGGTCGCAGTGAGGGTCCATCACACAATCTTCAGGGTTCCTGTAGGTTTCTGGCTGTCATGGAGGCAACAGCTCACCCCCCTCTTGCTCAAGGGAAAACAAAATGTGTCAGTATAAAGCATGTCTTTCGGACCTTTAGAAATCATCCTGATCATTGTCGTGGTGCTGCTGTTCTTCGGAGGGAAGAAAATCCCTGAGTTGATGAAGGGCATGGGGCAGGGCATGAAAGAATTCAAGAAAACCCAGACCGAAGATCCTTCTGAAGAGAAGAAAAAAGAAGTCTGACCCTCACCGCAAGCTGCGCCCGGTCCTCTCCCTGTCAGGGAGAGGTTTTTCATTGGGCCACCGCAACTGCACAACAAAAAATCCTCTCCCAGTGGGAGAGGACAACGAAGTGAGGTGAGGGTCCCGGTGAGGGTCTTACTTCACGAACAGCATTTCGCGGTAGCTGGGGAGGGGCCAGTGCTTGGCGCTCACCAGTTTTTCCAGTTTGTCGGCAGCAGTGCGCACTTCACCCATGGCGGCCAGCACGTGGTCACGCATGTGGTGGGATTTCTCGTGCACGGCTTCGCCACCTTCTGCGGCGTTCTGGGCACGCAGGTTGTTCAGGGCTTCGTACAGCTCGTCGGTGACCTGGCTCAGTTCAGCAGCGAGGCCCTGAGCGGCTTTGCTGTTCTGCACGCTGGAGACTTCAGAGAGGTAGCTGAGGGCAGCAGGCAGAATCTGGGTCTGGGCAATCCATTCGGTGGTTTCGCCTTCGATGTTGACGGTCTTGAAGTAGATGTCATACATGATTTCCTGGCGGGCTTCCACTTCGCGGTCAGACAGCACGTTGAACTTGCTGAACAGCTCGATGTTCTTGGCATCGGTCAGGTGGGGAATGGCGTCAATGGCGGTGGGCAGGTTGAGCAGGCCACGTTTGGCAGCTTCCTCGTGCCATTCCTGGCTGTAACCGTTGCCGTTGAAGATGATGCGCTTGTGGGCACCGTACACGTCTTTGACCACGGCCAGCAGGGCCTCGTCCACGGTTGCGCCACCAGCGAGCTTGGCGTCCAGCTGGGCGGTCAGTTCGACCACACTGTCTGCCACGATGGTGTTCAGCACGGTGATGGGCATGGAGATGCTCTGGCTGGAACCGGCTGCACGGAACTCGAACTTGTTGCCGGTGAAGGCAAAAGGAGAGGTGCGGTTGCGGTCACCAGCGTGACGGGGCAGGTTGGGGAGCACGGGGGTGCCCAGGCCCAGGAAGCCAGCGGTCTTGCCTGCTCCACCTTCGCCGCTGAGGATGCGGTCCAGGATGTCACTCAGTTCATCGCCCAGGAAGATGGAGATGATGGCAGGTGGGGCTTCGTTGGCACCCAGACGGTGGTCGTTGCTGGCACTGGAAACGCTGACGCGCAGCAGGTCCTGGTGGGTGTCCACAGCGCGGATCACGGCGGCGCAGAAGAACAGGAACTGCAGGTTCTCGTGGGGGGTGTCGCCGGGTTCCAGCAGGTTCAGGCCGGTGTCGGTGCCCATGGACCAGTTGCAGTGCTTGCCGCTGCCGTTGATGCCAGCGAAGGGTTTCTCGTGCAGCAGGCACACCAGGCCGTATTTGCGGGCGGTGTTGCGCAGCACCTGCATGATCAGCTGCTGGTGGTCAGCGGCGATGTTGCTGTTTTCGAAGATGGGGGCAATTTCGAATTGACCGGGGGCCACTTCGTTGTGACGGGTCTTGACGGGAATGCCCAGGGCGTACAGCTGGTTTTCTGCATCGCTCATGTAGGACAGCACGCGGTTGGGGATGCTGCCGAAGTAGTGGTCTTCGAGTTCCTGGCCACGGGGGGGCTTGGCTCCGAAGAGGGTGCGGCCACTCATCACCAGGTCGGCGCGGCGGTAGAAGAACTCCTCGTCGATCAGGAAGTACTCTTGCTCTGCGCCCAGGGTGCTGCTGACTTTGGTGACGTCTTTCAGGCCCAGGGTGGGCAGCACTTTCATGACAGCCTGGTTTAGGGCTTCGGTGCTGCGCAGCAGGGGGGTTTTCAGGTCGAGGGCTTCTCCGGTCCAGGACACGAAAGCGGTGGGGATGCACAGGGTGGCACCGTTGCCGTGGCGCAGGATGAAGGCAGGAGAGGTGGGATCCCAGGCGGTGTAGCCACGGGCCTCGAAGGTGGCACGCAGACCACCAGAGGGGAAGCTGGAAGCGTCAGGCTCGGCCTGGATCAGCTCTTTGCCGGTGAACTGGGCAATGGCGCTGCCATCACTGGTGGGGGTCACGAAACTGTCGTGCTTCTCAGCGGTGCTGCCGGTCAGGGGGTGGAACCAGTGGGTGTAGTGGCTCGCACCTTTTTCCAGGGCCCAGGTTTTCATGGCCAGGGCAACGGTGTCTGCGATGGCAGGGTCCAGGGTCACACCACGCTCAATGGTGGCCTGCAGGGACTTCCAGACAGGTTTGCTGAGGCGCTGGCGCAGTTCTTCAGTGGTGAGGACATCACTGGCAAACTCGCTGACCACAGCAGTGGGGTTGGCCTGAGTGAGTTCGTCGATACGCCAGTTCCGTGCAGCAGAGACAACATCAAAGTCGTGGTTCATACTTCCTCCGTCAAGGTGGTCTTCAAGAAGGCCCATGGTCAGATGGTTTCAGAAGGTTGCATATCCTACTGGTTATGCAGCTTCCATTACAGTTGGAAGCATATCATGGGACCCCTCTCCTCTGGCAAGGCTTGCTTAGATCCGTCTGTCAAGAAGTAACAGGATGTACACCAATTTTTGCGCACTTTGACAGAAAAACCAGAGAAAACCCTTCAAGTTGTTCCAGTCCGTGCAAAACATGAAGCAGATTTCGCACAGGATGCTTTCCAAAAAACAGGTTTTTCATGCTTTTTGTTCTCAAAAAGTGTGCACATCGGTCCAAAAATTCGCATAATTTTACCCTGTTTATGCACAAAAGGTGTCTGGCGTACACTTTTGGGTGGACATGGGGAAAGATCCCTCCTGCCTGTCGCTAAAGCTTCAGGCTGTCCCCCCTTAACGAAAGGGGGTTGATGAAAGACCCAAATGAAAGCCATGCCAGATGCACAACAATCCCCCTTCGTTAAGGGGGACAGCTCCAAACGCAGTGAGGAACAGGGGGATCTCACCCTCAGCTCCCTCAGACAAGCAATCCTCCTCCAAAAGAAAAAGCCTTCCTGCACGAGGAAGGCTTTCCAAAACACCTTGATGGACTTTACTTGGCAAACTCCACAGCTCTGGATTCCCGGACCACGGTGACCTGCACCTGACCGGGGTATTCCATGTCCTGCTCGATGCGACCAGCGATCTCGCGGGCCAGCAGGGTGGCCTTGGAGTCGGTGATTTTCTCAGGCTGGACAATCACGCGCACTTCGCGGCCTGCCTGGATGGCAAAGGCATTGCTGACCCCAGGGAAGGACAGGGCAATGCTTTCCAGCTGTTCCAGGCGCTTGATGTACACCTCAAGGCTCTCACGGCGGGCACCTGGGCGGGCAGCAGAAATGGCATCTGCAGCAGCAACCAGCACCCCGTAAAGGGACTCGGCATTCTCGGGGTCGTGGTGGTGGGCAATGGCATCGATGACCTCGAAAGGTTCACCGAAGCGTTTGGCCAGACTGATTCCGATGTCCACGTGGGTTCCCTCAATCTCGCGGTCGATGGATTTGCCCACATCGTGCAGCAAACCTGCCCGGCGGGCCAGCGCAGGATCGAGGCCCAGTTCTGCCGCCAGAATTCCGGTGACGTGCGCCACCTGGATGCTGTGTTTCAGCACGTTCTGACCGTAACTGGTTCTGAAGTACATGCGGCCCAGCAGCTGCATCAGACCGGGTTTGATCCCGACCACGCCAGCTTCCAGTGCCCCTTCTTCCCCCTGGTTGTGGATGAAGGTTTTCATGTCTTCCTGGGCTTTGTGCACCACTTCTTCGATGCGGGTGGGGTGGATGCGTCCGTCTGCGACCAGTTGCTCCAGGGCACTCTTGGCCACTTCACGGCGGATGGGATTGAAGCTGCTGAGGATCACCGCTTCCGGGGTGTCGTCGATGATCAGGTCCACACCGGTGAGGGCTTCAAAGGCGCGGATGTTGCGGCCTTCACGCCCGATGATGCGGCCCTTCATGGCTTCACTGGGAATGGGCACCACCGAAACGGCCATGGCAGCACTGGTCTCGGAGGCACTGCGTTGAATGGCCTGCGCGATGATGTGCTGCGCCTTGCGGGTGGCTTCGATGTTGGCTTTCTCGGTGGACTGGCGGATGCGCACCGCTTTGTCCTCCTCGAGCTCCTCATCGAGTTTTCCGAGGATGATGTCTCTGGCCTGCTCTGGGGAGAGCTGGGCGATCTCGAAGAGTTTGAGGTTCACATCGTGCAGCTTGGTGTCTGCCTCCTGATGCTTGACCTGCAACTCCCGGTGTTCCGCTTCCAGTTTCTCTTCCAGATGGTCGAGTTTCATGCCCCGGGTGTCCAGCTGTTCGGCACGGCGGTTCAGGCGTTCGATTTCACGCTTGAGTTCGTCGCGCTCACGGCGCTGTTCATCCCGTTCCAGCTTGAGGGTGTCGCGCTCCCGCTGTATGTCCCGTTCCAGTTCAGAGCGGCGTTCGGCCACCCTTTCTTTTGCGGTGGTTTCAGCGTCTCTCAGGGTCCGTTCAGCTTCACTTTTCAGTCGTTCAGCTTCCACACGGATGCGTTCAGCTTCGGTTTGTGCACGTTCACGCAGGGCATTCGCTTCTTGCTCTGCCTGTTCTTTCAGTGCAGCGTCCAGACCAGATCGCTTGCTGAAGCCAATCTGGTAGGCCCGGTTGTAGGCCACAAAACCGAAAATTATCGCACCGAGCAGGAAGCCAAGAAGGATCGAGGTGACGTTATCCATGCTTCTCCTTTCGGTGTAAGACCCGTGTTGTCAAAGTTCCGTTTTCACAAAACTTGTTTAATACTTTAACATTAAAAATTAGGGCAGATTATGAGCTGATTTGGCATTGTCTGACACGTGCTCTGGCACCTGATGGATGATGCCTCAAATCTGCACCAGAGAACAGGATTGAAAAAAGGACGCAGCATGGCTGCGTCCCTGGGTTGAAGTCTGGTTTTTACTCGTCTGCTTCCAGTGCAATTTCGGGGTTCTGCTGGATGGGGTTTCTGCCTGCACGGACCTCGTTCATCACGCGGGCGCGGATTTCCTCTTCCATTTCGGGGTGCTCAGAGATGTAGGCGATGGCTTTCTCTTTGCCCTGCCCGATGCGGGTTTCTCCATAAGAGTAGAAGGAACCGGCCTTCTTGATGATCTCCAGGTCGGTGGCCAGGGTCACCAGATCGCCCAGTTGATCGAAGCCCTTGCCGAACTGCAGGGTGAGTTCCACTTCCTTGAAGGGAGGAGCCACCTTGTTCTTGACCACTTTGATTTTGACGTTGTTGGCAATGGCCACATCGCCCTGTTTCACGGGCTGACCCACTTTGCGCACATCCAGACGCACGGTGGAGTAGAACTTGAGGGCCCGTCCACCGGTGGTGGTTTCGGGGTTGCCGTACATCACGCCGATCTTTTCGCGGACCTGGTTGATGAAGATGGCAGCGGTGTTGGTTTTGTTGAGGATGGCGGTCAGTTTGCGCAGGGCCTGGCTCATCAGACGGGCCTGCAGACCGGGCAGGGCGTCGCCCATTTCCCCTTCAATTTCGGCTCTGGGGGTCAACGCGGCCACAGAGTCAACGACCACAATATCGATGGCTCCAGAGCGCACCAGCAGTTCCATGATTTCCAGGGCCTGCTCGCCAGAGTCGGGCTGGGAAACCAGCAGTTCGTCCACATTCACACCGAGCTGGCGGGCGTACTGGGGATCCAGAGCGTGTTCTGCATCAATGAAAGCAGCAACGCCGCCGAGTTTCTGGGCCTGGGCCACAATGCTGAGGGCCAGGGTGGTTTTACCGCCGGACTCTGGACCGTAAATCTCGGTC contains:
- a CDS encoding glutamine synthetase III family protein, which codes for MNHDFDVVSAARNWRIDELTQANPTAVVSEFASDVLTTEELRQRLSKPVWKSLQATIERGVTLDPAIADTVALAMKTWALEKGASHYTHWFHPLTGSTAEKHDSFVTPTSDGSAIAQFTGKELIQAEPDASSFPSGGLRATFEARGYTAWDPTSPAFILRHGNGATLCIPTAFVSWTGEALDLKTPLLRSTEALNQAVMKVLPTLGLKDVTKVSSTLGAEQEYFLIDEEFFYRRADLVMSGRTLFGAKPPRGQELEDHYFGSIPNRVLSYMSDAENQLYALGIPVKTRHNEVAPGQFEIAPIFENSNIAADHQQLIMQVLRNTARKYGLVCLLHEKPFAGINGSGKHCNWSMGTDTGLNLLEPGDTPHENLQFLFFCAAVIRAVDTHQDLLRVSVSSASNDHRLGANEAPPAIISIFLGDELSDILDRILSGEGGAGKTAGFLGLGTPVLPNLPRHAGDRNRTSPFAFTGNKFEFRAAGSSQSISMPITVLNTIVADSVVELTAQLDAKLAGGATVDEALLAVVKDVYGAHKRIIFNGNGYSQEWHEEAAKRGLLNLPTAIDAIPHLTDAKNIELFSKFNVLSDREVEARQEIMYDIYFKTVNIEGETTEWIAQTQILPAALSYLSEVSSVQNSKAAQGLAAELSQVTDELYEALNNLRAQNAAEGGEAVHEKSHHMRDHVLAAMGEVRTAADKLEKLVSAKHWPLPSYREMLFVK
- a CDS encoding ABC transporter substrate-binding protein; its protein translation is MLKRAFLLSAVMLASVAGAQVKNPGILTDVEIGDWRTFDPADCYEQGCGEILQNVLETLYFPEGENASKFVPQLAAAMPEVTNGGKTYTIKLRKGVKFTNGQPLTADDVVYSIQRSLVLSVDGGPAQLLIEPLLGSTDLIRKGGKIGFDDIAKAIQAKGDDTVVFNLAAPFSAFISILASPYANIYNKDEAVKAGDWSGTAKDWEKFNNPEAGTTMYAKKPPVGTGAFVLERYDVGQNVILKRNDAYWRAPAKLTRVIVQNVSDENTRIKMLEAGDADLAFVNRPSIPRVKGSAGVKIIEDTTLSLTAFFMNQKINGQGTNYLGSGKLDGNGIPSNFFSDVNVRKGFAAAMDYDALIKDVLLGAATHPSSVIVKGLLGYSTNLPKYKYDKNLATKYLKAAWKGQVWKNGFTLPVFFNSGNTKRKGALEILKKNLESLNPKFKVEVRELPFSQVIAQGQNSQMTVWAGAWGADYADPHNFAFPFLQSSGNYPTQIGYKNTKLDGLISEAVTSTDSKKRVALYRQIQQIAYNDTPFIPLYQELFPFVQRDWVKGRLINPVFADDYYYTISK
- a CDS encoding ABC transporter permease; protein product: MNIWKKFRKNPLGLIGMLIILAFLVMALFAPVLAPLTEDIRNLPTTFTVPNSMVREGFSALPTPPSKEHVFGLAAGGYDIYWGLIWGVRSAFLVGIGVTLMTALVGILVGITAGYYGGWVDNVFMRFTDIIFAFPNLVLLMILVIVLGRSLPIIMLALVLVGWAQYARVVRGDVLKIKRLEYVDAAKSLGNFDSKVITKHVLPNSLNSLLALVSLDIGSTVVTFAALSFIGVGVPEGFPDWGYLINISKGFFGQINYWYTYIYPATFILLFVLGWTLLGEAIREAIDPRSR
- the recA gene encoding recombinase RecA translates to MENKERLKALEQTVHQIEKQFGKGSIMKLGNNTSMDVQVIPSGSLSLDVALGVGGIPRGRVTEIYGPESGGKTTLALSIVAQAQKLGGVAAFIDAEHALDPQYARQLGVNVDELLVSQPDSGEQALEIMELLVRSGAIDIVVVDSVAALTPRAEIEGEMGDALPGLQARLMSQALRKLTAILNKTNTAAIFINQVREKIGVMYGNPETTTGGRALKFYSTVRLDVRKVGQPVKQGDVAIANNVKIKVVKNKVAPPFKEVELTLQFGKGFDQLGDLVTLATDLEIIKKAGSFYSYGETRIGQGKEKAIAYISEHPEMEEEIRARVMNEVRAGRNPIQQNPEIALEADE
- a CDS encoding D-alanine--D-alanine ligase family protein translates to MKIRILLLAGGQSGEHEVSLNSAKSILSNLPEDRFEVTPVVITKQGKWLSLPESQQALTAGQAESGGEMLLAAASVAGEHNVVFPVLHGPMGEDGTVQGFLTLAGIPFVGSGVLGSAVCMDKIMTKQALASAGIPQVPWAAVSRSEWKKNPEPVLQTAAALGYPVFVKPANMGSSVGISKARHADELHQALTLAFHYDRRVILEAMTPEKPREVEVGILGNDDPRASVVGELSFDSDFYDYETKYTDGLAQMHIPARIPEEVQREIQEHALKAFKALDCAGLARVDFFYLPESGKLYLNELNTMPGFTRTSMYPKLWEASGLGYSELVTRLVELALEER
- the rny gene encoding ribonuclease Y, yielding MDNVTSILLGFLLGAIIFGFVAYNRAYQIGFSKRSGLDAALKEQAEQEANALRERAQTEAERIRVEAERLKSEAERTLRDAETTAKERVAERRSELERDIQRERDTLKLERDEQRRERDELKREIERLNRRAEQLDTRGMKLDHLEEKLEAEHRELQVKHQEADTKLHDVNLKLFEIAQLSPEQARDIILGKLDEELEEDKAVRIRQSTEKANIEATRKAQHIIAQAIQRSASETSAAMAVSVVPIPSEAMKGRIIGREGRNIRAFEALTGVDLIIDDTPEAVILSSFNPIRREVAKSALEQLVADGRIHPTRIEEVVHKAQEDMKTFIHNQGEEGALEAGVVGIKPGLMQLLGRMYFRTSYGQNVLKHSIQVAHVTGILAAELGLDPALARRAGLLHDVGKSIDREIEGTHVDIGISLAKRFGEPFEVIDAIAHHHDPENAESLYGVLVAAADAISAARPGARRESLEVYIKRLEQLESIALSFPGVSNAFAIQAGREVRVIVQPEKITDSKATLLAREIAGRIEQDMEYPGQVQVTVVRESRAVEFAK
- a CDS encoding ABC transporter permease encodes the protein MFTFILRRVLQLPLILFGISVLIFGLTQFLSADIRAASFAQSEKQAQPAFIAGIIERYHLDADFFTQYRIWLEQVFHGNLGYSRTAHLPVVEALAIKIPATMELALVAIVVIALFGISVGILTAVTRNSWFDHTIRVLSIIAYGFPTFVVGIFVITVFYGILQWFEPGRINTILSLTAGLPTTDGFLFFPSLFAGKWDIVLDLIKHLFMPVLTLTFVISPQLIQVVRSNVIDVLRQDYVRTAKAKGLPTTAIVVKHALRNALIPVITVLGSILIGLLSGSIITETIFIYPGVGLWASQAAQTIDIPSVIGFALFAATTVTLINLLVDIFYGIIDPRIRYE
- the tatA gene encoding twin-arginine translocase TatA/TatE family subunit, translating into MSFGPLEIILIIVVVLLFFGGKKIPELMKGMGQGMKEFKKTQTEDPSEEKKKEV